A single Tuberibacillus sp. Marseille-P3662 DNA region contains:
- a CDS encoding MFS transporter, whose translation MKVMRKVFGEEDVPKDLLLLLLISGLFFLSIALSNTFVNIFLWKHTKSFVDLGLYNLMIVIFQPLTFLLAGRLAKKVDRVIVLRLGVIFLALFFISVLILGSKTNDYLLLFGTLLGVGYGFYWLAFNVLTFEITEPETRDFFNGFQGILSSIAGMVGPISAGWMISSLEEYTGYKLIFGISLALFTIAIITSWFLKRRPASGHFTFRRIIKERKNNIDWRGILYAHFFQGLREGTFMFVIVLWVFIATGSELSLGKFGLIESGAMFLGYYLASRLIKPKFRKKSIFVAGIVLYMSIYLILFNLTYPLLITYGIISALAFPFLVVPYGSLTFDVIGKGWKAAEKRIEYIVVRELFYNSGRVISILLFLGMVSIFGDYSIKYLLMVIGIGHVAVFFFIRHITLKKSPDPEPDPKSEETSAKRRNNQLDEESGSTI comes from the coding sequence ATTAAAGTCATGCGAAAAGTTTTTGGTGAAGAGGATGTCCCTAAAGATCTCTTACTTTTATTGCTTATCAGCGGGTTATTTTTTTTAAGCATTGCGTTGTCCAATACATTCGTCAACATTTTTTTATGGAAACATACAAAAAGTTTTGTTGATCTCGGTTTATATAACTTAATGATTGTCATATTTCAACCTTTAACCTTTTTATTAGCTGGACGTTTAGCTAAAAAAGTTGATCGTGTCATTGTTCTACGGCTAGGGGTCATTTTTCTTGCGCTCTTTTTTATCTCTGTTTTAATCTTAGGTTCAAAAACAAATGATTATCTTTTGTTATTTGGAACCTTATTGGGTGTAGGATACGGTTTTTATTGGTTGGCATTTAATGTATTAACCTTTGAAATCACTGAGCCGGAGACTCGTGACTTTTTTAATGGCTTTCAAGGAATTTTATCATCGATTGCTGGCATGGTGGGTCCGATCTCAGCAGGTTGGATGATTTCGTCACTGGAGGAGTATACGGGTTACAAATTAATTTTTGGTATATCCCTAGCATTATTTACGATTGCAATTATCACAAGTTGGTTTTTAAAGCGGCGTCCTGCAAGCGGTCATTTTACCTTTAGGCGTATTATAAAGGAACGAAAAAATAATATTGACTGGAGGGGCATTCTTTACGCTCACTTCTTTCAAGGCTTACGTGAAGGGACTTTCATGTTTGTCATTGTTCTCTGGGTATTTATTGCTACAGGAAGTGAACTGTCCTTGGGTAAGTTTGGACTCATTGAGTCGGGAGCGATGTTTCTAGGTTATTATTTGGCATCACGTTTGATAAAACCAAAATTCCGTAAAAAATCCATCTTCGTTGCTGGAATAGTATTGTACATGTCCATTTATTTAATCTTATTTAATCTTACTTATCCGCTGCTCATTACCTATGGCATTATCAGTGCCTTGGCATTTCCGTTTTTGGTTGTTCCTTATGGATCGTTAACGTTTGATGTGATTGGTAAAGGATGGAAGGCAGCAGAGAAACGGATCGAATACATCGTTGTCCGTGAGTTGTTTTATAACTCAGGTAGGGTTATTTCAATTTTACTTTTTTTAGGAATGGTATCGATTTTCGGTGATTACAGTATCAAGTATTTACTTATGGTCATCGGCATAGGGCATGTCGCCGTATTTTTCTTTATCCGGCATATCACACTTAAGAAAAGTCCTGATCCTGAGCCTGATCCTAAATCGGAAGAAACGTCTGCAAAACGCCGTAACAACCAGCTTGACGAAGAGAGCGGGTCAACGATATAA